The region CATGACTAGATTCAAGGAGAATTTTCTGAAACATTAGATAGAGGGAGGGTATATCTGATCCAGCAAGTTGCAGGATAATGCTGGGAGTTTTCAAGCACCAGTAGGTTATTAGCAATCCTATGTCTAGGGTACAAATTTTGCCACACTAGTAAGTCTGATGTTTTTTCCTTTCTTCCATCCAACTGATGTCTGTTGTAATAGCAGACACTACACATTATGGGTTTGTGGGAAAGTGAGTTGTTGCTTTTCTCCCTGTTGTTTATTGCAACAAGGGCGAGGCTGGGGAAAACACATGCCTTTCTCTGCAGTTTAGTTACCCTGTTAATTGTTTCATGTGCAACTTGGATTGAGTTCGTCTCTGTACGAATTAATAGCACTATCAGGTCTGTTTTCCTGAATCGAGCTCATCACTTCATTtttaattatatgtaggatcaaaGTTCAGGTTGGCGCCAACATGTCGTCGAAGAAGATAGAGCTAGACCACAAGGACATGGTTCACGATTCTGCCATTGACTACTATGGGAAGCGCCTTGCCACAGCCTCCTCTGACTCCACTGTGAAGATCACCAACATTGGGGGTGCATCTGCCCCGTCCCAGCTCGTTGCGACCCTCACTGGCCACTATGGTCCTGTGTGGCGTGTCGGATGGGCCCATCCCAAGTATGGTTCCATTCTCGCATCCTGCGGCTATGATGGCCGTGTGATAGTCTGGAAGGAGGCTGCCACTGGGCAATGGTCTCAGCTCCATGTGTTTGACAACCACAAGGCCTCAGTTAACTCCATTGCTTGGGCTCCATATGAACTTGGCCTTTGCCTTGCCTGTGGGTCTTCTGATGGCACCATCTCTGTCATCTCCATGCGGCTTGATACAGGAGGATGTGATGCTGCAACCATTGAGCGGGCACACCCTGTTGGCGTGACAGCAGTCTCctgggctccagcagcagcacttgGGTCCATGGTTGGCTCAGATCAGCTCGTCCACAAGATCGTGTCTGGTGGCTTTGACTGTGTCGTCAAGGTGTGGGAGTTTGTCAATGGTGGCTGGAAGCTGGAGAGTGCTTTGGTCTCTGACATGCACAAAGAGTGCGTGAGAGACGTCTCATGGGCACCGGTCCTGGGCCTGGCAAAGTCAACCATCGCCAGCGCTTCCCAAGACGGCAAGGTTGTCATCTGGACCAGTGGCAAAGGAGGAGGCAAGTGGGAAGGAAAGCTCATGCGCGACTTCGAGGCTCCGGTGTGGAGGGTGTCCTGGTCCCTGACGGGAAACATACTGTCTGTGGCTGCCGGCGAGGGAGACATAACTCTGTGGAAGGAATCGTCGGACGGGCAGTGGGAGTCGCTGTGGACCAAGGCCTCAGAGGAGCCGCCGCAAGAGGAGCAGGCGATTGAGGAGGCCATGCAGTAGGGGAGTCGGCGCCCCATCTCCCGTGTCGATTTCGGACCATGATTCGTGTTTCTAGCGCCAACGCCATGACTTGCTTTCACCTGCTGCCCTGATACTCTTAGAGATACTCGTTGCCATCTTTTTTGCCGTTTGTTGCTATATGGACAATGTCTGATTGCACTGTTAAGTTTTATACTGGTCATGTACTCTTGTGCACACCGTCAGAATGTATCGCATGTTTGAACTGTTTGTATCCTGCACTAGCTGCTATCAGTGTTATATGTATACTCGTGTGAGGTACAACATCATGTTTCACGTGGAAGCCTGTCGACGGCCACCGGAGTGACGCCGCCTGCCGCATCAATGGCCGCCACACCGTGGCTCGATGCTTGGctggtaagagcaactccaacgcgctgACTCATTTCGTTCGCGCGTGTTCGTTTGGGTAAAAAAGGACACAAAAGTCGGTCCAACACGTCGACCGAAACAGCATCACCATTTTCCTCCACTTCCCAAAAAATTCCCGCCCGCTCGTCATGGACGACGTGCTCAACATGGCACCCGCAAGGTTCGGGTGCGGGTAATGCTCGCCCAAACCCGCACCCGTCTCAGTACCGTACCTGCACCTCGGGTTTCATTTTGTTCCCATACCCGTACATGGCCGGCTGTGGGTAATACCAGCAGGTAAATATACCCGTCTCGGTCGTCTTTCAATTCACATTGTGCCATGTATAATTTCAGTATGTAAAACACAACATTTCAGCACATATATACCACATTTCAACATTTCAGCACATATATATCAGCATTTGAACATATACATTTCAGCATTTCACCGCATATACACAACTTTACAACATTTTAGCAGATATATTGCAACACATAGACATGTCACATTTCAGCATTTCAGCACACACAGAGTCATTTCAGCCACTTAAAGTTCgacacacaaacaaacaaataagttAGAGACCACAAATAGGTTCAACATAGAAATGACAAATTAGTTCATGACACAAATAAGCATATGGGTATGCGGGTACACGGGTAAGGGTATTGTCTTCTCATACCCGTACTCGGCTTACCCCATGGGTATAACTTTTTCTCATTTATAAACCCATGGATAATTATTTTTCCCaaacccttaccctaatagggtttttacccgtcGGGTTCGTGGGTAGCGGGTACCCATTGCCATGTTGACGACGTGCCgaccctcgacgccgccgccggcctcgcctccttCGGCCTCTCCTCCGTCACCTCCGCCAAAGCCAAGCCTCGCGCGCCCCACAAGACTGCGGCGCCGCCAAAAGAAGCAATTAACGCCGAAGCAGCGGGCCATGCAGAcggccaagaggaagggccggaggcacgATCAGGACACAAAGCGTAAAGTTGTCGCCGCCGCTGCACTCTCCGTCGCCGCACAGCAGGAGGAAACCAATGCCCGAGTCGCTGCCGCAACGAGAGAGGCCCTATTGTACCTAGGGTTAAGCACTGGTCATCACAGGCTCATCAGCACCGCCGTGGATCGTGGCCAGCACGGGCTCGTCGGCACTTCCTCGGGTGGTACTGCCAGAGTCGCCGCGCGCGTCTGCCACATAGATTCCCGGCTTCCATGTCTATCTGCATGCTTCCCGCTTCTCCGGAGAATGCTCGCCGGAGGTGAGCGTGGTGGCACCATCCACGCCCACGGCCatgcccatcgacctcaacgccacaccGGTGGCCGGTGGATCATCCTCCAGAGAGCGCGAGGAAATGCCCGCGAGAGATGCCAGCCGACAAGCTTCCCAATGCCCGCAACCTGTTCGATGGAATGCCGGCCACCGGTGATGACGAGAGGACCAGCTGTTTCATCATCGAGAACATCATTCTTCAAAGACGGTGCGGGCGCAGCTGCCTTCGATCCCGACGAGACCCAAAGCCAAGACGGCCGAGCACCCTTCATGCCCGCCACCTTTGATCAAGCTGGCATGGACGACTCCTTCATGCAAGACCAAGTCGGCATGGGCAGCACTTTCCCGCTCGACCACGAATTCCCGGAGGACTACGACCTTGAGGAAGAGGATGAAGTGGAATCGACggggagcctttgttcgaggacaAGCTCACCACCAAGCCAATGCAAAGAAGAAGcgcaaaagcaagcggacaaaggcATACATGCAACGGGAGGACAAACTCCTTTGTGAGTGTTGGAGCAacattggacaagaccccaagGCCGGTGCCGAGAAAAAGGCATCTACATTTGACTTCGTGTTCATCGTGAGTACCATGAATGCAAGAAGTGCGCGCCCTACCAAATGAAGAGCAAGCATAGGTGGGTGTCTCTCTCGAAATGATGGAGGGTGATACAACAATAatgcaacaagttttgtgcaacCCTTGAGAGCATCCAAGCATGTCCCGTGAGCAGCCTTGCCCTCAAGAATATGGTATACATGTGCCACTCTTCGTATTTGTTTCCGTTGTGCTTGCATGTCCAtttgcccatatgcttgcatgctattcatttgtaggcattccaagctttggaggcattcaaggcccaACATGACGGTAGATCCTTCAACCTCTCCCATTTGTTTGATGGTCATCAACGgtgaggagaagttcaaggcgcaatatgtCGCCGCCAAGGCGCGCGGGGGAGGAAGCCGTGGAGGAGCATGGGGAGGGTGAGAAGCCACGGTCGCGGGGGGAGACCAACTCCAAGATGGAGGACAAGCGCGGTGCGACATTGATTGCCTTGCATGCCGCTTTGGAGGGCGTGATGAGCAAGAAGGGCACAAGGGAGGAGAAGTGCCGGCAAGACAAGGAAGAGcaaatgaacgccttcatggagatccaaaagAGAAGGCTTGAACTCGAtgtggagaagcaagccaagatgctcgaGTTGGAGGCAAAGAAGCAAGCGAAGATGCTCGAGATCGAGGCCGACAATGCCAAGACCAAGGCAAAATAAGTGGCACTTGCTAGCATGATGACAGAGCTGGAGATCATGAATGTGGAATTAAGCACAGTGTCGCCGAGGAAGAGGCCATGGTTCAAGAAGATGAGGGCCGACATGCTCAAGTCTGATGACGAGTGATCTGTGGCGGAGagtgccatcctttttttgtatgcCAACAAGTGTGCTGGTGATGTctactatgttggggaacgtagtaatttcaaaaaaattcctatgtacacgcaagatcatggtgatggcatagcaacgagaggggagagtgttgtccacgtaccctcgtagaccgtaagcggaagcgttatgacaacacggttgatgtagtcgtacgtcttcacgatccgaccaatccaagtaccaaacgtacggcacctccgagttcagcacacgttcagctcgatgacgatccccgggctccgatccagcaaagctttggggatgagttccgtcagcacgacggcgtggtgacaatgatgatgctctaccggcgcagggcttcgcctaaactccgcaacgatatgaccgaggtggaatatggtggaggggagcaccgcacacggctaaggaacgatcttgaagatcaacttgtgttgttgtggggtgccccctgcccccgtatataaaggagcaaggggggacgtcggccggcccttgtgggcgcgccaaggaggaggagtcctcctcctagtaggagtaggactccccctttcctactcctactaggagggggaaggaagggggagagggggaaggaaagagggggggcgccgccccccctcctagtccaattcggaccagagggagagggggcgcgtggcccaccctggccgcccctctctctttccatcaaggcccatgtggcccattatctctccccggggggttccggtaaccctccggcactccggttttctccgaaaacgtccggaacacttccggtgtccgaatatagtcgtccaatatatcaatctttatgtctcgaccatttcgagactccttgtcatgtccgtgatcacatccgggactccgaacaaacttcggtacatcaaaacttataaactcataataaaactgtcatcgtaacgttaagcgtgcggaccctacgggttcaagaactatgtagacatggccgaaacacgtttccggtcaataaccaatagcgggacctggatgcccatattggctcccacatattctacgaagatctttatcgttcaaaccgcataacaacatacgttgttccctttgtcatcggtatgttacttgcccgagattcgatcgtcggtatccaatacctagttcaatctcgttaccggcaagtctctttactcgttacataatgcatcatcccgtaaccaactcattggtcacattgcttgtaaggcttatagtgatgtgcattaccgagaggggccagagatacctctccgacaatcggagtgacaaaacctaatcttgaaatacgccaacccaacatgtaccattggagacacctgtagtactcctttataatcacccagttacgttgtgacgtttggtagcacccaaactgttcctccggtaaatgggagttgcataatctcatagttacaggaacatgtataagtcatgaagaaagcaatagcaatatactaaacgatcaagtgctaggctaacggaatgggtcatgtcaatcacatcattctcctaatgatgtgatcccgttaatcaaatgacaactcatgtctatggctaggaaacttaaccatctttgattcacgagctagtcaagtagaggcatactagtgacactatgtttgtctatgtattcacacatgtattatgtttccggttaatacaattctagcatgaataataaacatttatcatgaaataaggaaataaataataactttattattgcctctagggcatatttccttcagtctcccacttgcactagagtcaataatctagttcacatcgccatgtgatttaataccaatattcatatctgtatatgattaacacccatagttcacatcttcatgtgaccaacacccaaagggtttactagagtcaataatctagttcacattgctatgtgattagcacccaaagagtacaaaggtatgatcatgttttgctcgtgagagaagcttagtcaacggttctgtcacattcagagccgcatgtattttgcaaatattctatgtctacaatgctctgcacggagctactctagctaattgctcccactttcagtatgtatccagattgagacttagagtcatctggatcggtgtgaaagcttgcaccgatgtaactctttacgacgggctcttttatcacctccataatcgagaaatatttccttagtcctcactaaggatattcttgaccaatgtccattgatctactcctagatcgctattgtactcccttgccaaataaagagcaaggtatacaataggtctagtacatagcatagcatactttatagaacctatgactgaggcatagggaatgacttttcattctctttctattttctgccatggtcgggtcttgagtcttactcaacttcacacctttgcatcataggcaagaactccttctttgactgttctattttgaactatttcaaaattttatcaaggtatgtactcattgaaaaatcttatcaagcgtcttgatccatctatatagatcttgacgctcaatgtttaagcagcttcaccgaggtctttcattgaaaaacttttattcaagtatccctttatgctatccagaaattctatatcatttccgatcaacaatatgtcatctacatatagtatcagaaatgctacagatctcccactcactttcttgtaaatacaggcttcactgcaagtctgtataatactatatgctttgatcaacttatcaaagcgtatattccaactctgagatgcttgcaccagtccatagatggatcgctagagcttgcacattctgttagcacctttaggatcgacaaaaccttctggttgcatcatatacaactcttctttaaaaaatccattaaggaatgcagttttgacatccatttgccagatttcataaaatatggcaattgctaacatgattcagatagacttaagcatcgatacgagtgagaaaatctcatcgtattcaacaccttgaacttattgagaaactttcgcaacaagtcgagcttagtagatagtaacactactatcagtgtccgtcttcctcttgaagatccatttatttaacatggcttgctgatcatcgagcaagtcaatcaaagtccatattttgttctcatacatggatcatatctcagattttatggcctcaagccattttgcggaatctgggctcatcatcgcttcctcatagtttgtaggttcatcattgtctagtaacatgacttccagaataggattaccgtaccactttggtgcggatcttactctggtagacctacgaggttcagtagaaacttgatctgaagtttcatgatcaatatcattagcttcctcactaattggtgtagttatcactggaactgatttctatgatgaactactttccaataagggagaaggtacaattacctcatcaagttctactttcctcccactcacttctttcgagagaaactccttctctagaaaggatccatttttagcaacgaatatcttgccttcggatctgtgatagaaggtgtacccaacagtttcctttgggtattctatgaagacacacttctccgatttgggtttgagcttatcaggatgaaactttttcacataagcttcgcagccccaaatattaagaaacgacaacttgggtttcttgctaaaccacagttcatatggtgtcgtctcaacggatttcgatggtgcccttttaacgtgaatgcagctgtctctaatatataaccccaaaacgatagtggtaaaccgataagagacatcatagatcgcaccatatctagtaaagtacgattacgacgttcggacacaccattacattgtggtgttccaggtggcgtgagctgtgaaacttttccacattgttttagttgaagaccaaactcgtaactcaaatattcgtctccgcgatcagatcgcagaaactttattttcttgttatgatgatttttccacttcactttgaaattctttgaacctttcaactatttcagacttatgtttcatcaagtagatgtatccatatc is a window of Triticum dicoccoides isolate Atlit2015 ecotype Zavitan chromosome 2B, WEW_v2.0, whole genome shotgun sequence DNA encoding:
- the LOC119365905 gene encoding protein transport protein SEC13 homolog B-like yields the protein MSSKKIELDHKDMVHDSAIDYYGKRLATASSDSTVKITNIGGASAPSQLVATLTGHYGPVWRVGWAHPKYGSILASCGYDGRVIVWKEAATGQWSQLHVFDNHKASVNSIAWAPYELGLCLACGSSDGTISVISMRLDTGGCDAATIERAHPVGVTAVSWAPAAALGSMVGSDQLVHKIVSGGFDCVVKVWEFVNGGWKLESALVSDMHKECVRDVSWAPVLGLAKSTIASASQDGKVVIWTSGKGGGKWEGKLMRDFEAPVWRVSWSLTGNILSVAAGEGDITLWKESSDGQWESLWTKASEEPPQEEQAIEEAMQ